The Rahnella aquatilis CIP 78.65 = ATCC 33071 genomic sequence CAGAAACTGGCTCTGACCGCGCTGTAATGTGAGGGTAATGGCGCTGCGGATATCCGGTTCAAGTAACGCCGGAACAGGCAATGCCGGGCGGTCAGCGGCGAGCGCGAAGCGGCTCCAGCCAGGCAGCGTAGTGGCAGCGCCCATCAGGGTCGTCCACTTCACGAAATCGCGACGGTTCATTTTTCGGTCCTTATGATGGGTGATAACCAGACGGATGGCGCAGACATGCCATAATAGTACGACAGCCTACCCCTTCCCCTAAGGGGAAGGTCAAGCGGCCCGGCGGCAAAAGAAATTTAGTGCCGCTCAGGGCAAATATGGTAACGTCCTTTTAACTGTCTGTGAGCCAAGTCTTTCTGACTTTCAATCTACAAGAACAAGAACACACCCATGAAAAAAACAACACTGTGTTTGTTATTACTGTCGCTGCTCGGTTTCTCCTCCGCCAGTCAGGCACTGAGTGAATCAGAAGCGGAAGATCTGGCGGATCTGACGGCCGTCTTCGTTTATCTGAAAAATAACTGCGGTTACGAACAACTGCCGAACACCCAAATCAAACGGGCTATCGTGTTTTTCGCGCAGCAAAACCGCTGGGATCTGAGCAATTACAACAGCTTTAACATGCAGTCGATGGGCGAAGAAAGCTACCGTGATCTGAGCGGGATCGCCGTGCCTAAACCGACAAAATGTAAGTCTCTGGCGCGCGACTCGCTGAGTTT encodes the following:
- a CDS encoding YacC family pilotin-like protein, whose product is MKKTTLCLLLLSLLGFSSASQALSESEAEDLADLTAVFVYLKNNCGYEQLPNTQIKRAIVFFAQQNRWDLSNYNSFNMQSMGEESYRDLSGIAVPKPTKCKSLARDSLSLLAYTN